The following proteins come from a genomic window of Tenebrio molitor chromosome 9, icTenMoli1.1, whole genome shotgun sequence:
- the LOC138138210 gene encoding bone morphogenetic protein 10-like: MPATYCTLVLVITFIWVCLFLLLRNTTISNTSIQLNINPASKHFSPLKLKPTESSKSKNKTYHVPKFMLELYEKNKVKRDNATRPDVVRSLIPKHAGAISENEVVEESDNHLLIFDLPNSDEEEQFVSAELKILTLVEIKSDVISGVERQLKVSIYDDATKTFYNLKKIHVYHLNNTWLSFNVTQAVVKILEKRGREKFLKIVISVSAFLPYYQKGDNNFKLSLMPVRDDFDHDYPVLLLSYSSNHQRITTRKKRSIEEDYEEETNKVWDDDTSKKLQQTKKAKKAKNSCKRKPLYINFSEINFDLWIVQPPGYEAYQCQGKCFYPVSQHLNPTKHAIVQALLHSVSPSKVSRSCCVPTNLDSISILYVDNKGVLTYRYAYKDMVVLECGCR; this comes from the exons ATGCCAGCCACTTATTGTACTCTAGTTCTCGTTATAACCTTCATCTGGGTTTGTTTATTTCTCCTGTTGCGAAACACCACAATATCGAACACCTCGATCCAACTGAACATCAACCCCGCCTCCAAGCACTTCTCCCCCTTGAAACTCAAACCCACCGAAAGCTCGAAGAGCAAGAACAAGACCTACCACGTCCCCAAATTCATGCTGGAGTTGTACGAGAAGAACAAAGTGAAAAGAGACAACGCGACGCGTCCTGATGTTGTCCGCAGTCTGATTCCGAAACATGCTG GAGCGATCAGCGAAAATGAGGTTGTGGAAGAGTCCGACAATCATCTTTTGATCTTCGATTTGCCCAATTCGGACGAAGAGGAACAGTTTGTAAGCGCCgaactgaaaattttgactCTGGTCGAGATTAAATCTGATGTCATTTCCGGAGTTGAGAGGCAATTGAAGGTTTCTATTTATGACGACGCAACTAAGACGTTCTACaacctaaaaaaaatacacgtgtATCATTTGAACAACACTTGGTTGTCCTTTAACGTGACTCAggcagttgtcaaaattttggagAAGCGCGGAAGAGAAAAGTTTCTCAAAATCGTGATTTCGGTCAGCGCTTTTTTGCCCTATTACCAAAAAGGTGACAACAACTTCAAGTTGTCTCTGATGCCGGTCAGGGACGATTTTGACCACGACTATCCAGTCCTGCTGTTGTCCTATTCCTCCAACCATCAAAGAATCACTACTAGGAAGAAACGAAGCATCGAAGAAGACTACGAGGAGGAAACGAATAAAGTGTGGGATGACGACACcagtaaaaaattacaacaaacaaAGAAAGCGAAGAAAGCGAAGAACAGTTGCAAACGGAAACCACTCTATATCAATTTTTCCGAAATCAATTTCGACTTGTGGATTGTCCAGCCTCCTGGATACGAA GCGTACCAATGTCAGGGGAAGTGTTTTTATCCAGTTTCGCAACACTTGAACCCCACCAAGCACGCCATCGTGCAAGCTCTGCTCCACAGCGTTTCTCCCTCCAAAGTTTCTAGATCTTGCTGCGTCCCCACAAACCTAGACTCCATTTCTATTCTCTACGTGGACAACAAAGGGGTACTTACGTATCGGTACGCTTACAAAGACATGGTGGTGCTCGAATGTGGTTGTAGATAA